The proteins below are encoded in one region of Anguilla anguilla isolate fAngAng1 chromosome 3, fAngAng1.pri, whole genome shotgun sequence:
- the mmadhcb gene encoding metabolism of cobalamin associated Db — MAGVLCGRARLVSYLPGLHVLVSRIAGARAFSAAGSSGSDESHLMSAPFDMGPRTVWPDENMGPFGPQDQRFQLPGNVGFDCHLQGTAEQKKGPVHRTVPDVLSAPSSSERHEFVMAQFINEFQGKEAPPVTHKVSKAEQYFDTSNVECAIQSCPELLKKDFESMFPEAPSNGMTVVTVTQKTQNDMTAWCEEVDEEREQLLDRFITGAKEICYALRSAGFWADFIDPSSGLAFFGSYTNNTLFETDERYRHLGFRIEDLGCCKVIQHALWGTHVFVGTLFTNAPPHSLVMKKLQGN, encoded by the exons ATGGCCGGT GTGCTCTGTGGCAGAGCCAGGCTAGTGTCCTACCTGCCAGGCCTCCACGTTCTTGTAAGCAGGATCGCGGGGGCCAGAGCCTTCTCTGCTGCGGGGTCCTCTGGCTCGGACGAATCCCACCTGATGTCGGCACCCTTCGATATGG GGCCCAGAACCGTGTGGCCAGATGAGAATATGGGCCCATTCGGTCCTCAGGACCAGCGTTTCCAGTTGCCAGGCAACGTGGGCTTCGACTGTCACCTACAAGGTACCGCGGAGCAGAAGAAGGGTCCGGTTCACAGGACGGTTCCAGACGTGCTGTCTGCCCCCTCCAGCAGCGAGAGGCACGAGTTTGTGATGGCGCAGTTCATCAACGAATTTCag GGGAAAGAAGCCCCTCCTGTAACTCATAAAGTCAGCAAAGCGGAACAGTACTTTGACACCTCCAATGTGGAATGTGCCATACAGTCTTGCCCAGAGCTGCTAAAGAAAG ATTTTGAGTCGATGTTCCCAGAGGCTCCGTCCAATGGCATGACCGTCGTCACGGTGACACAGAAAACCCAAAACGACATGACGGCGTGGTGCGAAGAAGTGGACGAGGAGAGGGAGCAGCTGCTGGATAGA ttcaTTACTGGTGCTAAGGAGATCTGCTACGCCCTCCGGTCGGCGGGATTCTGGGCCGATTTTATAGACCCCAGCTCGGGACTGGCG TTCTTTGGCTCCTACACTAATAACACACTTTTTGAGACGGATGAGCGGTACCGGCATCTGGGCTTCCGTATCGAGGACCTGGGCTGCTGCAAAGTCATCCAACATGCACTTTGGGGGACGCACGTCTTCGTGGGGACGCTTTTCACCAACGCGCCTCCCCACAGCCTTGTCATGAAGAAGCTGCAGGGAAACTGA